In Symphalangus syndactylus isolate Jambi chromosome 6, NHGRI_mSymSyn1-v2.1_pri, whole genome shotgun sequence, a genomic segment contains:
- the EIF3F gene encoding eukaryotic translation initiation factor 3 subunit F has protein sequence MNAVISAPASFFLDKMATPAVPASAPAATPAPVPAAAPASVPASVPAPTPAPAAAPVPAAAPVPAAAPASCSDPATAAATTAAPGQTPASAQAPAQTPAPALPGPALPGPFPGGRVVRLHPVILASIVDSYERRNEGAARVIGTLLGTVDKHSVEVTNCFSVPHNESEDEVAVDMEFAKNMYELHKKVSPNELILGWYATGHDITEHSVLIHEYYSREAPNPIHLTVDTSLQNGRMSIKAYVSTLMGVPGRTMGVMFTPLTVKYAYYDTERIGVDLIMKTCFSPNRVIGLSSDLQQVGGASARIQDALSTVLQYAEDVLSGKVSADNTVGRFLMSLVNQVPKIVPDDFETMLNSNINDLLMVTYLANLTQSQIALNEKLVNL, from the exons ATGAATGCCGTCATTTCCGctcctgcttccttctttctcGACAAGATGGCCACACCGGCGGTACCAGCAAGTGCTCCTGCGGCCACGCCAGCGCCAGTCCCGGCGGCGGCCCCAGCCTCGGTCCCAGCCTCAGTTCCAGCGCCAACGCCAGCACCGGCTGCGGCTCCGGTTCCCGCTGCGGCTCCGGTTCCCGCTGCGGCTCCAGCCTCATGCTCAGACCCTGCGACAGCAGCGGCTACAACTGCGGCTCCTGGCCAGACCCCGGCCTCAGCGCAAGCTCCAGCGCAGACCCCAGCGCCCGCTCTGCCTGGTCCTGCTCTTCCAGGGCCCTTCCCCGGCGGCCGCGTGGTCAGGCTGCACCCAGTCATTTTGGCCTCCATTGTGGACAGCTACGAGAGACGCAACGAGGGTGCTGCCCGAGTTATCGGGACCCTGTTGG GAACTGTCGACAAACACTCAGTGGAGGTCACCAATTGCTTTTCAGTGCCGCACAATGAGTCAGAAGATGAA GTGGCTGTTGACATGGAATTTGCTAAGAATATGTATGAACTGCATAAAAAAGTTTCTCCAAATGAGCTCATCCTGGGCTG GTACGCTACAGGCCATGACATCACAGAGCACTCTGTGCTGATCCATGAGTACTACAGCCGAGAGGCCCCCAACCCCATCCACCTCACTGTGGACACAAGTCTCCAGAACGGCCGCATGAGCATCAAAGCCTATGTCAG CACTTTAATGGGTGTCCCTGGGAGGACTATGGGAGTGATGTTCACACCTCTGACAGTGAAATACGCATACTATGACACTGAACGCATCGGAG TTGACCTGATCATGAAGACCTGCTTTAGCCCCAACAGAGTGATTGGACTCTCAAGTGACTTGCAGCAAGTAGGAGGGGCATCAGCTCGCATCCAGGATGCCCTGAGCACAGTGTTGCAATATGCAGAGGATGTACTG TCTGGAAAGGTGTCAGCTGACAATACTGTGGGCCGCTTCCTGATGAGCCTGGTTAATCAAGTACCGAAAATAGTTCCCGATGACTTCGAGACCATGCTCAACAGCAACATCAAT GACCTGTTGATGGTGACCTACCTGGCCAACCTCACACAGTCACAGATTGCCCTCAATGAAAAACTTGTAAACCTGTGA